The nucleotide sequence CATCGCTCCCGTCTTCATGTGGGGTTTTAGGCAAGCCCAAGAAAGAATCCCGACATCCCACTGCTTTGCATACAAAGCTGCTGAGGAGCAATAACCTGCATTGGCAGGACCTAGGAAAGCAGCACCATAGCTTTCCAGCTCAGCAAAGCGAGCAAGGGCACGTGATGACTTGCAATCCTCGTTGATCAGTGTGTAGTCATACCAGTAGCCTTTGTTGATTTCAGGGTCCATGTTTATGCGGCTAATGGCGAGACGCGCTGCCACATCAGGGAGAGCTTTGGAATATAAGAGGTCACATGTCCAGGGTCCAACCAGAGCCACTTTAAAAGTGGTTGCCCAGGCTTGACAGGGCAGAAATGAAACCATGAGTAAGGGCAGAAGAAAACAGTTCCCCCACCAGCATTGCACAGGGGAAGATGGcaactgtggttttactgaCAGTGATCTTGATAAAAATAATACTGCTGCTGCACATCGTGATTTTAAAAGACTAAACCCACTGCAACAGTTTGTAACATCAGTTCGtacatgtctttttcttttcacttttattgAGTCGTGCTGCCATCGTGGGTGATAAGACAGGTTGTGCAGAAAATGAGAGTTTCTATGGCTTCCCATTTCCTCAGACTGCTATTCTGATGTGATAGACACCAAACAAGAGTGGAGTGTTTATGGTGAATAGCGTGACAGTAAGTGTGTCTTTGTCAATAGGACGGTTTCCCTTGGCACTCAGCAAGCCTCTAGTCCAAAGCTGGACAGGTGACGACACAACCCCAAGCCATCACTACCTCcagaaagtgagaaaataagatgaaaagaatgaattaaaacacattGCAGTAAACAGTAAATTATGATGAGTTTGCTTCCTGCAAATTCTGTGATATAAGTTCATTGCTACATATACAAGTTAGTTATGTTACAGACAAGATCCCTGACCTGAACTTGCATCTTGCTGAGCTGTTTAACAAGAATGTGATTCTTATCAGCGTCCATCTGTCTCACTGGGACATGGTTTCCAGAGTGCTGGTACTATTTCTTGGAGAATTAATGCCATGTGTGTAACAAGCCGATTAGCTCTGTTGGGGCTGTAGAGTTTAAAATCAAGTGCCAGGTAACGTGGGGCTAAATCTGGCCTTGATGCCTCTATTTGGTCCAGTATCGCTTTTCCCTTCCAAAGTCAGCTTCTCAGCCATCCAATTCTGGATTGTTCTTCTCCCTCTCCATTAAGCTCTCCAAAATCTAAATCTGTAGCAACTGCCAGAAATATCCCACAACCAAATTATCTTTTTGTCCCTGGTAGAACTGACACTGGTAGTTTaggttaatttagaaaatgtgatttgaccCTTTGAAATCTTCAatcctcatcatcatttttGAATGGTTACCACTctaaagctacaatgtgcaacttGGGCAAACCAGGTTAGCGCGAGCATGAGCCTGACAGTCCAATCCATAATGCCTAGTCCTAGTTTTttttgctctgctgtgctctacTATGTACCACACAGCCATTCAGCTATTAGTCATTAACAAAGTACAACAGATAACAACACTAAAAAAGCTAAGATTTCAGTATAGATAATAGAAATTGTCTGACTGGTTGAAAGTATTCGGCCTCAGTCAAAGGCTTTTAAAAGTGAGTATCTTTATACTGTAAGCCTTACACAGCATATTtctactattttatttttttactataacAGTGTTCATACAGAAAAAGAGTGTggctaaatgtttaaaattgtttatgtcAAACATACTTACACCTATGGCTAAGCAAATGGCTTGTTAAACCTGATAATCCATTTCATCCAGTATATTGGAGCTGAGCTTAAGACAACATCAATGCAAGTGTTAAAATACTAAACATATGGCCTCTAACCAACCAATTATTGTTCACTACGAAGGaaaactgtctttatttttaaatgtcctgGTCAAAATTAGCTATTTAATTCTATTTGCACAAATATTCTTCAAAGGTTGATActatattattacatttcatgTTCTGATCATGAACATTATAAATCAGTGGTGGCATTCATTGCTACAAAACTTACATGTTAGCAACAAAATCTGGTTGCAGGACTGAATCTGATGTATTTCTCTGTCCTGAAGCTAAAATATATGCAAGCAAGTGGCAACCAACAAACCTCCTGAAGTAGCAAATGATGACATCAGCTTATTAGATGGTATTAGATTAAGAAGTGCACTGACTAGAATATTCTCAACTTGTTCTAAAGTGCTATTGATAATAACATAAGTCAAATCATTTTATTCCCCGAAATGTTAATTCCACTTAAATTTTCATTGCAAATTTGCGAAGAGATGAGTTACACATTAGTAGCTCTACTGTACACAGTGCTAAATGGTGGTAAAACAGTGACTTAGGAGTTCACACTAACAAAACTATACAAAacttaagagaaaaaaaatgattcaatAAATTAGTTTACCAACAGAATATTCTTGCCTGGAGCGGTTTTTCTACATAGGAGCCACTTCAGTGCTGTCAGTCGTCAAATAGCACCAAATAGCACCATCCAAATTCCAGGTGGATTAAGTACACAAAAGAATACGGAAGGAACCGCTAATTGTAGTTTGTTATTGTGTAAAGATACCATAGATAATCCAAATggcatgaaatgttaaaaaaggaaaaaaatcaaatgatcTCCTCCtgcatcaaaataaaatctccATATTTCCAGTAGATTAGTCTGGCCTGCTTTCCCTGTTTTGGACTGGGACCTACCCCAAACCACAGAGCGACGGGGGAGTGAGAAGAAGACCTACAATCCTGATATAGTATGGacctgtaaaaaaatatttaggagCGATAACAGGTAAAATAAAGGGAAGAGAGGGAAGGACCGGTAAGCTTTGACTTCTCAACCCTCTTTAGCTCTTAATCCATCCACTAGCGAgggaagtatgtgtgtgtgtgtgtgtgtgtgtgtgcgcccgcgtgcgtgtgtgtgtgtgtgtgtgtgtgtgtgtgtgtgaaaggggGCGGAGAAGATAAAGGAGGAGAATGTAGAAGCAGATTCACTCTGTATTGTCTGAATAGTGTGTGTAAAGTGAAGTTTTGAAGTAGCTTTTTAAGCCAACCAAACCATAAAATTATTCATGGGTGATGGATAAGATTGATATTGAACTAACTTGATCCCCCTTCTTCCACATCTGCCTTGTTAAAAGAAGGAAACAGGGAACAATATCCTAATATGCAAAGTTATAGTGAGAAATGGTCCACTATAATTGTGcctgaatggaaaaaaatgaagttgCCTACCTCTGTAACCTCATTTAACCCTGCTGCTGCATTCAAGTCCTTAGTCTTACTAAAGCAGCTAAAATGCTAACTTAAAATTAGCATGACTGAAACTCTCCCAACACACCACGAGACAAATACAACCTATCATCTCTATCACTCAGTTACAACTTGGACTGTAATACAATTTTCTTTAATAATCTTTTTCTCTTAAAAAGGGATGCCTATTATAAATAGTCGCTTTTGTTACTCAGATAAATTATGCCAAGGAATCTTGTGTATAACCAGGTTTCCTTACATTATTTAGGGTTTCATGCCTCGGTTGGCGACTTTAAGACTTCTCTCCCTTACTGAGGTGGATTCAGCCTCCAGTTCTGGGCACATTATACTATAGTTACAGTGCAAAGGTCAACAAGAGTACTTTATATATGGGAAGTAAGGCCAATACAGATATAAGAACTAAAAATAGCTTGCAGTAAGCTACTCAAAGTCTGCTGTTCCTCTTTTGACCTGGCAACAAACTGATCACTGCCGCACTATACAGCTTGATTGTAAGCCATTGGAGGGAAGGGTGGGGactccacattttaaaaaggacttAATAGAAAGATGCCTACAACGATCCAAATTCAAAGATACTCTGCTGAACTTAATATGAAGACAGTCTCCTACATATGGAACTGAGAGGatgtgtttgttcttgtttgttctgtcttgCACATTGATAGCAGCCTTGTTGAAGTAATCAGATTAGTCAGGCGAGGCTGTGCTAAACTGATCTGCTGCCTGCAAGCCTCTTAGTGACATGACTAACAGCACTGACAGAGATCACTTCAAAGCAAGGTCACATACACAGACGGCTGAGTTTGGCCACAACACTGACAGAGGGGTATCAGCACTACTGACCTGTCATTTGCACGCTTTGTTGTCCTTAAATGTCGTCTCCCTGTCGCTTAAACCAACACCCACAGTTGGTTCCGCaacatataattaaaaagttaaagttgtATTTGTCTAATAATGTGAAAGATCCAAGTATTTTCTTAATGAAATGTGCTCTGTCTAAATtagacatttcttttattagTGCAACACTACTAGCATGTACTGGGTCACTGTCATGTGAGTtgagtatttcatttttaatcataaGTAGGCAAAATCTCTCTCAGAATTCTTTACTTTGTCCATAAAGCTattattaaagctacaataatgaaatgcagagaaaagctGTTGGGTTCTGACAtccacaacagcgctgattacacctggaaatacaggtcaacaacagtgaaataacacgCAAGAGTCGACTTTCGTCTTTTACTTGCACAAGGGGAGCCCGGCGGGGTCTTAGTGACTTAAGACTTCACCCGAACTCAGCCAACTCCAACGCTTCCTTGTTCACactatttattggaaaacagagatcaaagcagATAAAGAGTtcaatacagaaaaacaactgcttGTAGATATAGGCCAATGAGAAATGGaattcatcacataatgataatatagtatttgcattgtttccttgaccactggtcgacagactttaaaggtaaactacaaaggcaaactacaaaggcaaactatcaaaagttatatggtgtcactaatgacatcatcagtacatagacacatcacaaacatacattacattacacacacaggcaaacattaaaTTACTTTGCACAAACCCTAACAAAAGCCTTCGGTGGAAATGCAGAGAAGTTTAGATAATAGCCTCCCAAATGACCCGACGGAATTCATCATGTGAATTATTTGGACATCACTGTGTCTTTGCAGGATGACGTTCAGGTGTGCTTTAGTAAAAGGCGTGAATCTTCCGTGAAAAGCGTTTTGGAACGTTCTAAAATGTGTCTTAGGTAATAGGAAACCTCCCATCACTGATACTGGCCAGAGAGGTGGAGTTGGTCACAGAGTTTTTGCAACATGCTGCTACCATATAGCTGGGTTTTGGCAAATGTATGTAGGTAATGAAGAAAATGTTAATCAATAAAGTGCAGTTTAAAATCAATGGCAGAGTTTTGAACAAATTACAAGCTGAAACACTGTTATAACTAGCCTAAGTATTACTGACAGAAGTGTCCTGTTTCTgtcataattaataaatatataaatttaaCCAAATAATAATTGGTATTGCACAGAAGGATGTCAGtatcacagacaaacaaataagtaaataaacGAGACACAGTAACACATCACCCATTCACCTCTGACCCTCTTGAGAGGGACTTTATGTTGGCTTTCCTCTAATCTTGGGGTTCTCAGCTCCCTTATCTCACACCCCCACCACACCAGAGGGACAACAATATGCCCTGCAttaattgtttcattgtttgcaCTTTAACtaactttaattatttgaaaagGAAAGTTGCACTTTCTCTTGACTGTTGCATTCATGTCACTGCCCTTGGTCTGGCTCTGGTAAGTTCAGTTTGGTTTTCCtcacacattttgacatttaaatatggaccagcccttcctgatgcaaaattacatttacacattaacaaACAAGCCTCCGCATCACTTTTTTCTGACAATTGATACAGTTGTGGCGTGTGAGGAAGCTACAGTGCCCCCTGGCTGTACATTAGTGTAATTAATTACACAGACGTGCAGTTTGTTGTTTAACCTTTGCCAAATCTACTTCAACACAGATGCAGTTTATTTCACTATATGCAGATTTTGTGATGCCGTTGgattctatttttttatactgACTTGTGTTTCTGATTTTTTGTGGTcccagacacagaaaaagacacacCCCTCTGTACAATGTGGGAAAGATGCTGGTGTTGAAAATACACGACAGCCAACTGACTGCAGACACTCATCTGTTTCTTTTAATAAGCTTGTATAGACTTTCATGTAGTTCACAAATTCTGTAATAGGTCATACAGTGTTTTCCAACATTATGTGCAATCTGTGAGTCACGTGGTGAATCTTTGGCTTTCGGGCCTCCTGAGGATCGCAGACACCAAGAAAGTTACTCACCTTTAGTCTTTCAGTGATCCAGTCTTGGGAACAATCCCCCCACTGATgtcattgttttatgtttaataaaaatgcaacCATTAACAACAGTACAGCCATATTGTTAATCAGTAGTGAGGCACgggtcattaaaataaaacgtGTACTTTCACGTTTCATAACATAAAAGTACACGTTAGGATTGTGTTTGTCGACTAGAATAAAGAAATCCAGCACAAAgcacattatttaaacatttaattaaaactatAACTTTTTAGACCAATTATCTCCTCACATCTGCTAATGGTCCACTGTATGATTAATGTTAAGAAAATACAGGCCCACAGGATTTCAGTTTACTTTAACTTAAGGTGCAAGTTAATGTGAGTTTTACCTTAAGTGCAAGAGCAGAGTATTTTTCTTCATACGTTGTGTGAGTGCAGTTTAACTTACAACCAATGCTGAACCACTTTGACTGAGAGGTTTATctgagaaatgtgaaataatatttattgtttagaTGATAAACTGCTTTTTCTCATGACTTAGGTCACGGGACTGAATAAATATTATCAGGCAGACTTTTAATCTGGAGCATTTTCACGTTATCCATGTACAGACATAGATTTTACATGAATGGTTAGGACTGTTTCTGCTAACAGTAAAACCTGACAGATTGTAACTGCAGCAAAGACTTATCAGCTGTCAGAAATACTATGTCATACTCACACCTACgttattgtttttatctttattgcAGCTCTTGGAGGAGTCATAGTTTTGTTTTAGGCTTTTGTGATTAGATTACCTGCATAATAAGGGCAtgttattttactgtgtgtggttTGGACCCGGGGCTACATTCCATGCAACATGTTTGCAGGGAAAccaattttaaaagaaaatatttcaacataaaaaaaaaaagaatgctaATATCATTATTCTTATGTCAGTGTGGAGACTtcaaaataataacagaaagaTTGTGTACATTAgcaaattaatgtttatttatgtggtGTTTAAAAAACAAGGGCACACATGGTTtaatttttcatctttgttaAGGTGGTTATGTATCACAGGATTGTTGTTTTTAGATAGGGGAAGGTAAGACATTAAGATTGAAGCACTTTACCCAGTGTTATTTTCCCCTTCCATCTTAAATATGTTAGTTGTCTCCAAACTCTGCGATAGTGACATGTCAGCTCTCATTGCTACTGTCTTTTCTGCCCCCTACATAAACAGAATGAAGCAGCTAATATAAGCTAGGTGCAGGCAGCCACCTATCTCATAAGATTTCTTGAGGTACAGTATGTAGCTTCTGCTATTTGTGCAAGAATAAACAATAAACCATAGTGCCTGTGTAATATGTTATGCTAAGTATAAATGTAAGTCTTCATGCTACAGGAAAGAGCCAGCCAGCTGGAGAAAGCTGATGTAAGAGACCAGTGGGAAGATGTGAAAGTTTGTTGAGCTAGTCAAAGTTTACTATCTCCTCAGCTTCTTTCTTTGCAGTTCCTCATCCATTCAAACCACAGTGTGCAACATCAGTGTTGGAGTCGTAAAGAAAAGTTGTTCATGTTTTGTTAGTAATGTGAGGTTTTTTATTGATAGGTGTTTTATCAGCATTTCCTCATCAGTTATATCCTGCCACCAACTGTTAACGTGTCCTCAGAAACACTGTCTATAGACATTACTACCATGAGCAAGGTTGATATTAAAGAACACATGGTGTTAAATTGCCATTGCCAACAGCCATTTATGGTGTTAATTCCTTTTTATAGCACTGACAATTATACAGTTGATATATTGTATATGTCAGAGGGTGTTgtacagaacaaataaaactttgtCACATTTAGATGGAAGTTCATATGTGCCAACTACCAGTGACTCTGGCTAGGGGAGAATTATTGCACCgatttaagtttaagtttatgATTTAATTTTATGCACTGGAAAAATCACATGATATACCTGTGTTTAGGAAAACCTgacacactgtattttaatCAGCACTTTCATGCCCATAGAGTAGCAAATAATGAACATGCCGTGATCTGCATTGACCACTTAATTTAAACCGTTTGATAAGCTGTGctcttcatttttattgaaGAGCACAGCTTCAAAACGTTCAAAACGTTCAAAACGTGTCAAAacgtttttaattgttttacgTCAGACCTCAGTGTTATGATGCAAAAAATGAACACTAAAAGTGTTCAAATAATTCTGACCGCATTCATCATGTATGTGTAGGGGCGGTGTAGGGAGTAGACGTTGCTTTGATTTTGGCAGTTCTGTTTATCCAAGGTGGATGCATAtgtactgaaaatgtttttgattacaAAGGGTTTTTATTCATCTCACGTCTTTCTGTTTCTAATCTTTGAATAGTGAGGTGAAAAACTGAATCGGTAACTTTGCTCAGACCCCTGGGAGTTGGTAGGTTTCATCACTCTCCATAACAACAGCAGGACGCGAGAGGTGGACCCGTTGGGAGGAGCATAGTACACAGTACAACTTATTTTGTGTAACAAAAAGTTAGGATGAACCAGTGTTCAAACATTTGTGCATCGTGCTACACAGGAATCCTGTTCAGTCAGAAGCCCTGCGGCAAAAATGCTGTTCACTGATGTACTGATTGTCACTGGTGGCTTTACGGTTGTCTTCTATCTGCTCAAACTATTATGGATTTGTTGCTATGGACTCCGGCAATACTTTTTGTCAGAATTCTGGCAATTGGATTTAAGAAGATATGGGCAATGGGCAGGTAAGATAAAAAGgggtgggagaaaaaaaaatgtagctcAGCGCTAGAGCAATGGGTTGGGAGGtagaaggttgcgggttcgaatcccatccgaCAGGGATTAGAActcgttctgctgtggcgacacctcaagggacaaaacaaaaggggataatttttttttctcagatgtAAAGAGGATGGTTATGTATAGAGACAAGTTGTTAACAGAGGTAATACAGCTTTGGATCTGCCCGGTGTGTGTGGAAATTTCGGTTCTGGTACTGTTAAATGATGTAGATGTTACTGAGATGAGAGGCTAAAGTAAAGACGGGcacaccagtttttttttttaccgcattcattttctttagccGCACACACTCTTCATTCTCCTTGCTTGGAGACACACAGCTTTACATTctataaaaaagattttccatattttgctaTGACTCTTTTTTATCACTCCCAACACATTGACTAAAGACACAAATGGTCTTTGTTAGCCAAAGTAGGTTTTGTGAAGATATTGAGCAGGAAAAGACATCGATCTTCTGGGCTTTCTGTGACAGCAGTATCTTATTCAGGTGAACTCTACAGTAGAAAATATAAGTATTTCAGgtagttgcatttttttaaatgttctgaaACGAATTTTAAAGTGATTCCTGTAAcgtttatgttttttctgtgtgcagtagTCACTGGTGCCACATCTGGCATTGGTAAAGCTTATGCCAGTGAGGTAAGTGTCCTTCTCCAACACATTCTTAGCAATTTTAGCTAAGGACAATTTCTTGATATTTGTGTGCAGGTTTATTTACTATTATAGATTGAGTGTTTACAACTTAGAGCCTGACTAAACTTATGTGTTATGTCACTTTCCAGCTGGCACGCAGAGGGCTGGATGTGGTTTTAATAAGTCGATCTGTAGATAAGCTGCAAATGGTAGCAAAAGAAATAGGTGAgtcacattaaataaaagataaaggtaTTTGTCACCATTATAAATTAGATTCAATATGAAACATTCTTTTTCCCCTTCAGAGGATAAGTATGGACGAAAGACTCACACTATCCAAGTTGACTTCACAGACGGCCAAAGAATTTATTCTGCTATTGCTGCAAAACTTCAAGGCCTGAATATTGGGATTCTGGGTAACAGGACTACTTATTACATACAGTTAAAGAACGTGACCActtaaaattttatttctatttacagAGTAGTGTGTCAATCCTACAAGAAATATGCATATTTACTGTCTTGCTAAGAGTTAGATGAGAATATTAACATCTCTCTCATGCCTGTAAGGTAAATATGAGCCACAGCCAAACAGTAATTAGGATAATTAGTATTGTTTACAGTGCATTGATTTCTTAGTGGAATACTTCtccttttgtactttaagtaaaaggACGACTAATCTGTTCAGTACTCAGCAGTACTCAGGATTACTGTTCCCTCTAGTATCTAGtctttgtgttaaaataaaataacacactaCAGGCAGAGTTGCTTTAAGAAAGTGATTAAGAgtatttccaaaatgtgtttcttatcCACTGAAGCCTCATTCAACTGTTTGTTAATTTACTGAATGCAAACACTTTATTCCTGAACCTTAATGGGCAAATGAGAGCTACAATGAAAACCATAGTTTGATCAGTAAAGAAGGCAAATGCTTATTTATCACTTGTCTTGTGTGTGCCTTTTCATACAGTCAACAATGTAGGAATGAGCTATTCTGATCATTTTGCCTATTTCCTGGAAATACCAGATGCAGAACAGGTAAGTTTTGCACTAAAATGTAGGTTATTGTAGACAGTGCActgcatgatttattttttaaacactctGAATTCTGTCTGCCTGATCCAATGTGTacacaatattttctttgtgtgtttgttctgaaCAGAAAATCACTCAGGTTGTCAACTGTAACATACTCTCTGTTCCTCAGGTAagatattgtaaaaatatttactgtaggaGTGTGAGATTTATTTTACTGACTATATTCCTAATGGTGATTATTCTCCTGACTCAGATGACCAGATTGGTTCTTCCAGATATGGTTAAAAGGTAACGCCACACAAACAGCCAGAGGGCTACAGTGGTTATTTAAAGCGTAGGATGAATTTATGGATAGTTGTCGCTTTCCTCCACAGAGGTACTGGGCTTATTATCAATATCTCCTCCGAAGTGGGCATCCGTCCACATCCTTTGTTGTCCCTTTATTCAGCCACCAAGGTACTTCCTCATTCATATATTCAAATACACCATAGCCAGATCATACAGAAACATTCAGGTGGGGCACAAATTTTTCATGACTTTGAATTTCTTCTCtatttcagatttttgtaaCATATTTCTCCCAGTGTCTGCACGCTGAATACAAGACAAAGGGAATTACCGTTCAGGTAAATTATGCAATACTCACTTCACTGATTGAAACTGAcaagcttgtttttatttaaaattgttcatTAGCTCATTCATGTCCAGGATACATTCATGCAGCTAACTCAGGTCATCtacttttaaagttttgttgcCTGTGCAGCTGCatcaaacatttctgcattggaataaatgtttagtgtttttgctcaaatttaattttttaaagtaataattttcCCTAAAATTCCCTAGTGCGTGGCCCCCTTTTTGGTGTCTACCAACATGACAAAAAATGTGAACACCAGCTTTTTGGTGAAGAGTGCTTCAGGATATGCCCGTGAGGCTTTGAACACTGTGGGTCACTCCAGCTACACCAGCGGCTGCCTGTCCCATGCACTCCAGGTCAGAGATGAGAGACACTGATGATGCAAAAATTAGCCACTGCAATTTCTTAACGGCTCTCGTTTCTCTTTCCTGTTGTCCCATAGAACATGGCTCTCTCAATACTCCTGCCGGACCAGATTCTCATGTCATCATTCTTTATCAGAAAGCTAAAAACCTTTGCAAAAACGAGTAAGCACAGAAAAATAGGGGAGTAATGACCTGCTTGCATCTGCACAGACTTCCGTTTAGTAAATTATTCATGACTTTCACAAAATAGTTGTTATATAGCACCGAGATTTACTGTACAGACTTTACTATAcatgtattttctaaaatatgttgcacatttatttattgtcattgcattaaagtttttattattgatggAGTGAAAATGTTTAACAGCTTTATTCACTAGTCTTTTTGGGTATCATTGAGTCACAATATCTGCAGAAGAGCATAACTATTTCAACtgttatttctattatttactCTTTGATAAGTAAGTAGACagtcttgttttaaaatgtaccttATTAGTCACAAGGATAACAATACAGTGAATTTGTATTTAATACTATAACAAACATCAGATTAGGATCACCAGTAGTATACAATAATCAGTCAATTAAGACTCCCCCCATCATTAACCAAAActccaaacaaaccaaaaggaTAAagctaatgttttgtttaagaTTCATCCAGTGTTGAACACattgaaacaaaacatgacaaaagtgCAGGAACATTTTAATCCCCATGTAAATATGTTGAATTCAGGGTTGAGTACAAATTAGACAAGTCTGGTTTCAGTCTTGACTTAGTCTAAATCAACCTTGCTTCTTACAAATTAGAATGGCTTTAGTTTTTGGTTTAGAAGCTGCAGAGCAGGAGTCAGCGCGTGGGCAAAAAAATCCAATACACTTAAAGCACATGCAACAGCAAGAAATTCAATAAagtcaaatgtaaaaagtgGTTCCCTTTGTGAGGACTGGAATGAAACAtccaaagaaaacatgttttcaataAGTGCATAGATAAGAAAAAGATCAGCTCAGGAACTGGAGGGTTTTGAATAGTcaagaaactgtcagaaatgtagcagacagaaaaaaactagCAGGGAAATAAGGTTTTACcatggtcatttttttttaaccacaaacTCAATTTCAGCCCTGAGATTATTTTTAGACATTTCTATATTCATGTCCTAGACCACTCGTATTGCGCTAAACAAATTCTGTACTTGTTCTGAATAGTCTTTGAAGCAGTTTGGTTTGTGTCTCAAGTAACAAGGCAGACCTAAATCTAATGTACAGATGAAAATAtatcaacataaaacataaccATAACAGCTTAATAGTCGAGCCAGCTCAAGTATTTTTAAACCAGTGCTTTATTTAAATCTACACATGACTTTGGTCCTTTTCTAGGCTTCAGTGAATGGAAAAAATTAAACTGCATTACAAGAAACTATAGTGGCCTGTGCTACACACTGTGCGTTAATGTCCATTTTCTAttaaattactgtatgtgttaatTTTAGTAGTAACCAACTATAATACTTGCTGCATGTACcgtaaaacaaatgacaaaacatgaaCAGTATCCATTACTGCCATGCTCATAGATCAGTGTATGTGACAG is from Channa argus isolate prfri chromosome 22, Channa argus male v1.0, whole genome shotgun sequence and encodes:
- the hsd20b2 gene encoding hydroxysteroid (20-beta) dehydrogenase 2, which encodes MLFTDVLIVTGGFTVVFYLLKLLWICCYGLRQYFLSEFWQLDLRRYGQWAVVTGATSGIGKAYASELARRGLDVVLISRSVDKLQMVAKEIEDKYGRKTHTIQVDFTDGQRIYSAIAAKLQGLNIGILVNNVGMSYSDHFAYFLEIPDAEQKITQVVNCNILSVPQMTRLVLPDMVKRGTGLIINISSEVGIRPHPLLSLYSATKIFVTYFSQCLHAEYKTKGITVQCVAPFLVSTNMTKNVNTSFLVKSASGYAREALNTVGHSSYTSGCLSHALQNMALSILLPDQILMSSFFIRKLKTFAKTSKHRKIGE